AAGTTGGAGTTTTACTGGTTTCATGAAAGTCCTTCTGAGATTGATTATGAGATGCATTGGCTTTTAAAATGAGATATAATTTGTCGTGCTATTGTTTTTGTTGCAGCAAGGTCTAATGCTCGCTTATCGTTTGTGTTTCGAAGTGATAAATCAACATTAGGAAACTTTTCAAAAATAGCAGCAAGAATTTTAGAATCGTTATTCTGCGCTGCAATCATAACTGCGGTTTCGCCAGCCGTCGTTTGTATATCGATATTAAGCAAAGGGTGGTTCAGTAATAGTTTACAGACCTTGAGATTGCCGAAAGAGACTGCATGATGGAGCGCTGTCCATCCTTCAAGTCCGGCTTTTAAATCTTGAGCATTTATATCGATTTCTGAGTGCTTGAGCAACATTGCAACAATATCGGTCCATTCTGCTCTAACAGCAACCATGAGACCTGTACGTCCGTACCTGGTTATGACGCCATTTACAGGGGTGCTTTGCAAAAGAATAGCATGTGTTTTTTTTTGATTTCCTGCAAAAATTGCATTTTTTAATCGTACAAGAAGGTCATAGTAATTTTCAGATTCTGAACCGAATAAGAGAATAAGAATTTTTTGGAGATGACCGATTTGATCTGGTGATAATCCAAGTTGGTGTGCACGATGAGTTATTGCAATCAGATTGTTATCAAACAAAGGATTTTCAAGAAGCGTAATACTTGCAAGTGTAAGGTTGTTTTGGGGTATGCGTAAAATTTTTGCAATCTTTGAACGAACGAAGGTTGTTTTTTGTTGAATTGTTTTAAGGGGGGTACCAGTGCTGAGTCCTCGAGCAATAATCGAATCCCATGAAATGAGTAATATTTCTAAATTACTTCGTGTAAGTTCTTGAACTCCCTGAGCACAAAGCTCTTTGAATTGTTTATTTGTTGATATCCAGAGGCTTTGAGTAGCTGCAATTGCTGCTTCATCAATTAAAAAATTGGAGTCAAATGCAGATTTTGAAGTTGTTTTTCCTAATGCTTTTGAATGCATACCGTTGAGTGGAGAAAAAAGCATATACATGCAAAGAAATAGATAAATAAGCATACAAGAAGCCTTAATTAAAGAGTGAGCTCTGGCATCAGTTCAAGAGAATATACGAAATTTGTTTGATACTGTGAAGGTAATACGAAAATTATGATGTAAGTAAAATTATGATTTTTTCATTATTATTGAGTTTTTATTTTTTTATCTTGCTTGTTTAAACATAAGCTTTGCTTCAGTTGCTGCTTGCGTATGATCGACTATGGGCGCTGGATAGTTACAACTATATTTTGTATGTGCTACAGGCCATGTATGAATATCTTTTACGGAAACTTTTTCAAGTTCAGGAACCCATTGCTTGATATACAAGCAATCAACATCAAATTTTTTCTGCTGCAGCCACGGATTAAATATTCTGAAATATGGTTGCGCATCGCACCCTGTTGATGCTGCCCATTGCCAGTTACCATTATTGACTGCAGGGTCGTAATCAATAAGTTGTGTTGCAAAATATCGTTCTCCCCAGCGCCAATCAATGTGCAAATCTTTTACTAAAAATGAAGCAACAATCATGCGGACACGATTATGCATAAAGCCGGTTGTATTGAGTTGGCGCATGCCAGCATCAACAATCGGAAATCCTGTTTTACCAAGACACCATGCTTCAAATTTTTTTTTGTTATTTTCCCATTCAATCGCATCAAATTTTTCATGAAATGCATGACCAAAAACATAGGGAAAGTGATGAGCGATATGGGTAAAAAAATCACGCCAATAGAGTTGCTTAATCAGCGGGTGGCTTGCGCCAAGTTTTTCTTGAACAGCATAAAAAATTTCTCGAACAGAGCAGGTTCCAAATTTATTGTGAGCAGAGAGTCCAGTCGTTGCTTCAAGCGCGGGGAAATCACGTGTTTGGATATATTTTTTATAATTATCCAGGTGAGCAATGATTTTTTTACAGGCAGCCCTGCCTCCATGAATAAAAATATCTTTGTTAGCTCTTGGCATGAGCTTTTTGAGCAGTGATGAATCTGATCCAGGAATAGATCCAGAAAAATAGTTGGAATGATTATTTTTAACAGGTTGTGCAACTTCAAGCTTAGATGCATTACGAAAAAATGGAGTAAAAATGGTATAGGGTTGTTTGTTTGTTTTCAATGCTGTCTCCGGTTCTTGGATTAGAGCATCGGGAAGGCTATAAAAATCGATTGATTCCTTTTTGCACATTTTTACAATTGCTTGATCCCGTCTGTGGGCAAAAGGGGTGTAATCGCGATTAGAAAAAATGGCGTCTATCGATATTTGCTCAATGAGCTTTTCAAGTACTTCGTGTGTTGTGCCGTGAAATAAAAAAAGCTTACCATCGCGTTTTTTAAGTTGCGCATTAAGATCTTCAAGTGACTCAATCATAAACTGGAGAGCATTGTTACTTTTAAAAATGTTTTTATCCGAAACTTGTGCCTGATCAAAAATAAAGCAAGGGATAACTGATTTTGAATTATTAAGAGCTTCGATTAAACCGGTATTATCATCAAGCCGTAAGTCGCGATGAAAAATAAAGAGACTTTTGTTAAATTTTTTTTCCATGTTTACATAGCCCTTTTTTTTATTGCGTATGAAGATCTTAATAATTTTTTGTCAAGTATAATCAACTTGTATGCGCACAATCAATAACTCAGTGCGCTTTCTTGACCGAGCAAGCTCTCAGGTGGTATAACTCAAATGTATTTTCAAGATCAGATGCTTGCCTTTGGTGAAAGGAACTGAATGTCTCTGTTTAAACGTGCAATAAATAAAAAAAAACAGCTGAGTATCATGATCATAGGTGCGATGACGCTTGTTTTTGATTGTCATACGCTTCCGTTGTATAACATTCAAGATACGCAACCTTTTCATACCGTAAAAGGGAGTGATAAATATTATTCAACACTTGAATCAAGCCATATTCAATTTCATCTTTCTCCGTATCATCAGCATGCAAAAAGTGGAAGAAATTTTTGTGGACAAAAGGTTCCCATCGGTGATATTTACGGTAAGTGGAATATGCTAGGGGTATTTTTTGGACCTGCTGGAAAGCCAACCGGGCTTTCAACTGCAAATTTAGACAAATCGAAAGCAGCGATTAACATTCTTTCTCTCCCAATTGTGCCAACTCCTCCTGGTCTTGCAAATGTTGAGGGTGTATATCGAATGGTTGGTGTCGACTATACCAATGAAAATGATTTTAATTCTGAGCGAGATACTTTTGCTTACTATGATTCTGTTCATGTTCGTTATGAACGCATCGGCGTTCGAGGACAAATGTCCTTTGATTTTAAATTTGGCTTGGGTCTTGGTATGCGTAGCGGTGTTGCCGACTACAAGCAAAAAGCTGAATTTAATTTAGCGAATGATTTTAGAAAGCTTGCTGGTCTTTCTTATACTGAAACGGTTGACGGAAAGGTCGTGCAAAAAGAACCATTGCCTGCTACAAAATCTGATGGTACTGCAGGAACTCCTGGCGTTGACGTTCTTGATAAATCTGCCCAATATATTTTACGAAATCTTATGGATGAAAAAATACGTAATCTTATTGCTAAAGATCTGAGTCTTGATCTGGGCGAAGTTCGTGAATCAAAATGGGAAGACACTCATTTGTATATGTATTGGCAGCACCCCTTTGAAATAGCAGATAAAGAGGGTGATTTTTCATGCAGCATAATCCCCTACGTTTCAGCTGGTATTTGGTTGCCAACCGGAGAAGAGCGCAATCCTGACAAGCAATTTTCAATTGCAACGGGCAACGATGGTTTTACCATGGTTACGCTTGATGGGTCCTTGAGCTTTGATTTTCCTGAAATGCTTCAGACAAGCTTTGGTGGAGGCGTTATGTTTGCAAATAAGCGCGAGCTTTCTAATCAGCGCGTACCAACCAGCATCTATCAGACTGGAATTATTCCATGGAAGGCTAACATTCATAAACACCCTGGTTTAACCTGGTATCTGAATGCATCAATGAAGGCTGAGGACATTATTAGTACTTTGTCGGTTTATGTTGACTGGCTATATACCCGACATTTGAAAGATTCAATTACCTTACGAGAGGCTAATACTGACCGTTATAAAGCTTTTTCTATCGGTATCCCTATTTTAGAGCGAGATTCTGAATGGAAGAACCAGCAGGCCTCTGTAGGGTTTAATTATCGCGTTACCCCCCTCCTTTCATTTGGATTTGGCCTTCAGGCCTATATTAGTGGTGTCAGAGTCTACCGCACGACTACTACTATGGGCAGCGTAACTCTGACTTTTTAAGAGTAATTAATCAGGGCGATTTCCCAGCTCAAAAGCCTGATATGCCCTGTTGAGAACTTTAGATACGTCTATTTTGACAAATACAGTAGGATTCAGTAAAATGATGGCTACTAAAGATTTTTTACTGGTCAAAACTTTAATTCCTCAAAAGGATGGTGTTTTAAGCACATGGCAAGAAAACATAACATCGAAATCCAGGTTTCTGGTAATCTTGAAAAAAGCCTTAAACAGCTCAAGAAAAAGATTGAGCGTGAAGGCGTTATTCGCGACATGAAGCGTCAGGTTTATT
The Candidatus Dependentiae bacterium genome window above contains:
- a CDS encoding ankyrin repeat domain-containing protein encodes the protein MLIYLFLCMYMLFSPLNGMHSKALGKTTSKSAFDSNFLIDEAAIAATQSLWISTNKQFKELCAQGVQELTRSNLEILLISWDSIIARGLSTGTPLKTIQQKTTFVRSKIAKILRIPQNNLTLASITLLENPLFDNNLIAITHRAHQLGLSPDQIGHLQKILILLFGSESENYYDLLVRLKNAIFAGNQKKTHAILLQSTPVNGVITRYGRTGLMVAVRAEWTDIVAMLLKHSEIDINAQDLKAGLEGWTALHHAVSFGNLKVCKLLLNHPLLNIDIQTTAGETAVMIAAQNNDSKILAAIFEKFPNVDLSLRNTNDKRALDLAATKTIARQIISHFKSQCIS
- a CDS encoding deoxyribodipyrimidine photo-lyase, yielding MEKKFNKSLFIFHRDLRLDDNTGLIEALNNSKSVIPCFIFDQAQVSDKNIFKSNNALQFMIESLEDLNAQLKKRDGKLFLFHGTTHEVLEKLIEQISIDAIFSNRDYTPFAHRRDQAIVKMCKKESIDFYSLPDALIQEPETALKTNKQPYTIFTPFFRNASKLEVAQPVKNNHSNYFSGSIPGSDSSLLKKLMPRANKDIFIHGGRAACKKIIAHLDNYKKYIQTRDFPALEATTGLSAHNKFGTCSVREIFYAVQEKLGASHPLIKQLYWRDFFTHIAHHFPYVFGHAFHEKFDAIEWENNKKKFEAWCLGKTGFPIVDAGMRQLNTTGFMHNRVRMIVASFLVKDLHIDWRWGERYFATQLIDYDPAVNNGNWQWAASTGCDAQPYFRIFNPWLQQKKFDVDCLYIKQWVPELEKVSVKDIHTWPVAHTKYSCNYPAPIVDHTQAATEAKLMFKQAR
- the rpsU gene encoding 30S ribosomal protein S21, giving the protein MARKHNIEIQVSGNLEKSLKQLKKKIEREGVIRDMKRQVYYEPPTQKRRKRLMRSIKNNFIKNAESMLL